A genomic stretch from Aerococcaceae bacterium zg-1292 includes:
- a CDS encoding MetQ/NlpA family ABC transporter substrate-binding protein — translation MKFNWKKLSIAAVATFLTAGVLPVAHAEEKPFENSTVKVGVAGDDEVKVWEYVAEKAAKEGIKIEVTLFNDYVQPNVAVANGSLDLNAFQHIAYLEEWNKENKEDLQPIGFTYVSPMGVYSDKVKDLADLSEGATIAIPNDPTNGGRALLTLELAGVIEVDDKAGILPTVKDITKNDKKFKFEELDAAQVATALKDVDAAVINTNYALDNGLSIKDAVFSDVEKLSEVSESYKNAVVARKDKAKEALYLHVVSLYQSDDVADKISEITKGANIAAWTDKD, via the coding sequence ATGAAATTCAATTGGAAAAAATTAAGTATTGCAGCAGTTGCCACATTTTTAACAGCAGGTGTATTACCCGTGGCGCATGCCGAGGAAAAACCGTTTGAAAATTCAACGGTTAAGGTTGGAGTAGCTGGGGATGATGAGGTCAAAGTATGGGAATATGTAGCAGAAAAAGCAGCAAAAGAAGGTATTAAAATTGAAGTAACATTATTCAATGATTATGTTCAACCAAACGTAGCGGTAGCCAATGGTTCGTTAGACCTTAATGCGTTTCAACATATTGCTTATTTAGAAGAATGGAATAAAGAAAACAAAGAAGATTTACAACCGATTGGCTTTACTTATGTGTCACCTATGGGTGTATATTCTGACAAAGTAAAAGATTTAGCAGATTTATCAGAAGGTGCAACCATTGCGATTCCAAACGATCCAACGAATGGTGGGCGTGCGTTATTAACCTTAGAATTAGCGGGTGTAATTGAAGTTGATGATAAAGCAGGTATTTTACCAACAGTAAAAGATATTACGAAAAACGATAAAAAATTTAAGTTTGAAGAACTAGATGCAGCGCAAGTAGCCACAGCTTTAAAAGATGTGGATGCAGCCGTGATTAATACAAACTATGCGCTAGATAATGGATTATCCATTAAAGATGCTGTCTTTTCAGATGTTGAAAAATTATCTGAAGTCAGTGAATCTTATAAAAATGCTGTCGTTGCCCGTAAAGATAAAGCGAAAGAAGCATTATACTTGCATGTTGTTTCTTTATACCAATCCGATGATGTGGCAGATAAAATTTCAGAAATTACGAAAGGTGCCAATATCGCGGCATGGACAGATAAAGACTAA